From a single Carassius auratus strain Wakin chromosome 38, ASM336829v1, whole genome shotgun sequence genomic region:
- the LOC113056682 gene encoding CSC1-like protein 2 isoform X2 encodes MLAVLALLMMVTSSEAELCQGNENCSSSNVSKDFCFSARIRSTVLQGLPFGGVPTVLALDFMCFLVLLCVFSLLRKVAFDYGRLALVSDADRRKQEYQRLDEQEYVASAMQTPADSRYERLTSVSSSVDYDQRDNGYCSWLTAIFRIKDDEIREKCGEDSVHYLSFQRHIIGLLVVVGVLSVGIVLPINFSGDLLEDNAYSFGRTTIANLKSGNNLLWLHTTFAFFYLLLTVFSMRRHTSRMHYKEDDLVKRTLFITGIAKYAEESDIKQHFEKAYENCVVLDARICYDVAKLMSLESERKKAERSKKFYTDLKAKEHMSTMINPKPCGHLCCCIIAGCEQEDAVNYYTNLEGKLKEEYRKEREKVNTKPLGMAFVTFQNESMTAVILKDFNACQFHGCHCRREPKCSTFSNLLNTNNWTVTYAPDPQNVYWEHLSIGGLNWWLRCFVINCFLFILLFFLTTPAIIISTMDKFNVTKPVEYLNNPIITQFFPTLLLWCFSALLPTIVYYSAFFEAHWTRSGENRTTMHKCYTFLIFMVLLLPSLGLSSLDVFFRWLFDKKFLDEAKVRFECVFLPDNGAFFVNYVTASAFIGNAMDLLRIPYFLLYMIRLCLARSAAERRNVKKHQAYEFQFGAAYAWMMNVFTVVMTYSITCPIIVPFGLMYMLLKHLVDRYNMYYAYLPSKLDKKIHSGAVNQVVAAPILCLFWLLFFSTVRTGFVAPTSMFTFVVLIITIIICLSHVVFGHFKYLSAHNYKIDMDVVDNGRPRHSSPPIKSVTYVAQVLQDPNTDETGSGEDEGQGSSQDDEVVNEGDFQSGEDRLIENEVHH; translated from the exons ATGCTGGCTGTGTTAGCTTTGCTCATGATGGTTACGAGCAGTGAAGCAGAGTTGTGCCAAGGCAATGAGAACTGCTCCAGCTCCAATGTCTCAAAGGACTTCTGCTTTTCGGCCCGGATCCGCAGCACCGTGCTCCAGGGCCTGCCCTTCGGAGGAGTGCCCACCGTACTTGCCCTTGACTTCATGTGCTTCTTG GTACTGCTATGTGTGTTCTCTCTCTTGAGGAAGGTGGCGTTTGATTATGGGCGTCTTGCATTGGTCTCTGATGCCGACAG GAGGAAACAGGAATACCAGCGTCTGGATGAGCAGGAATA tgtGGCCTCCGCCATGCAGACGCCTGCTGACTCCCGATACGAGCGTCTCACCTCTGTGTCCAGCTCAGTCGACTATGACCAAAGGGACAAT GGCTATTGTTCCTGGCTAACCGCCATCTTCAGGATAAA AGATGACGAGATCAGGGAGAAGTGTGGTGAGGATTCTGTGCACTACCTCTCATTCCAGCGGCACATCATTGGTCTGTTGGTAGTGGTGGGCGTGCTCTCCGTGGGCATCGTCCTGCCCATCAACTTCTCAGGAGACCTATTAG AAGATAATGCCTACAGTTTTGGGCGAACTACAATAGCCAACTTAAAATCTGG TAATAACCTGCTGTGGCTGCACACTACGTTTGCCTTCTTCTATCTGTTACTGACTGTGTTCAGCATGAGAAGACACACATCAAGGATGCACTACAAAGAGGACGACTTG GTGAAACGCACTTTATTCATTACCGGGATCGCAAAATATGCAGAAGAGAGTGATATAAAGCAGCATTTTGA GAAAGCATATGAAAACTGTGTGGTTCTGGATGCTCGCATTTGTTACGACGTTGCCAAGCTTATGTCCCTGGAGTCTGAAAG GAAAAAGGCAGAACGCAGCAAAAAGTTCTACACCGACCTGAAGGCCAAGGAGCACATGTCCACTATGATTAACCCCAAACCCTGCGGCCACCTCTGCTGCTGCATCATCGCCGGCTGCGAGCAG GAAGATGCTGTGAACTACTACACTAATCTTGAGGGCAAACTGAAGGAAGAATACAGAAAAGAACGAGAAAAAGTCAACACTAAACCTCTGGGAATGGCTTTTGTTACCTTCCAGAATGAATCAATGACAGCCGT CATCTTGAAAGATTTTAACGCGTGTCAGTTTCACGGCTGTCACTGTCGACGAGAGCCAAAGTGCTCCACCTTCAGCAACCTCCTCAACACAAACAACTGGACAGTCACATACGCTCCAGATCCACAGAATGTTTACTG GGAGCATTTGTCCATTGGTGGTCTCAATTGGTGGCTCCGCTGCTTTGTCATCAACTGCTTTCTCTTCATCTTGCTCTTCTTCCTCACCACCCCTGCCATCATCATCTCCACCATGGACAAGTTCAACGTCACCAAACCTGTGGAGTACCTGAAC AACCCCATCATCACTCAGTTCTTCCCCACCCTGCTGTTGTGGTGCTTCTCGGCCCTTCTCCCCACCATCGTCTACTACTCCGCCTTCTTTGAGGCCCACTGGACACG ATCTGGAGAGAACAGAACCACCATGCACAAATGCTACACCTTCCTCATCTTTATGGTTCTGCTTCTGCCGTCTCTGGGACTGAGCAG TTTGGATGTTTTCTTCCGCTGGCTCTTTGACAAGAAATTCCTGGATGAGGCAAAAGTCCGATTCGA GTGTGTCTTCCTTCCTGATAATGGAGCTTTCTTTGTGAACTATGTCACTGCGTCTGCCTTCATTGGTAACGCCATGGACCTGTTACGCATTCCTTATTTCCTTTTGTACATGATCCGGCTGTGTCTGGCACGTTCAGCTGCCGAGAGGCGCAACGTGAAGAAG CATCAAGCTTATGAGTTCCAGTTTGGAGCTGCTTACGCCTGGAtgatgaatgtctttactgtggtCATGACCTACAGCATCACCTGTCCAATTATTGTACCATTTG GACTGATGTACATGCTACTGAAGCACCTGGTGGACCGGTATAACATGTATTATGCCTACCTGCCCTCCAAACTGGACAAGAAAATCCACTCTGGAGCTGTCAACCAGGTGGTGGCAGCACCCATCCTCTGCCTTTTCTGGCTGCTCTTCTTCTCTACTGTCCGGACAG GTTTTGTTGCTCCAACCTCTATGTTTACCTTTGTGGTTCtgatcatcaccatcatcatttgCCTCTCCCACGTCGTCTTCGGTCATTTCAAATACCTCAGTGCGCACAATTACAAG ATCGACATGGACGTTGTAGACAATGGACGACCCCGGCATTCATCTCCACCTATCAAGTCTGTG
- the LOC113056682 gene encoding CSC1-like protein 2 isoform X3 — protein sequence MLAVLALLMMVTSSEAELCQGNENCSSSNVSKDFCFSARIRSTVLQGLPFGGVPTVLALDFMCFLVLLCVFSLLRKVAFDYGRLALVSDADSVASAMQTPADSRYERLTSVSSSVDYDQRDNGYCSWLTAIFRIKDDEIREKCGEDSVHYLSFQRHIIGLLVVVGVLSVGIVLPINFSGDLLEDNAYSFGRTTIANLKSGNNLLWLHTTFAFFYLLLTVFSMRRHTSRMHYKEDDLVKRTLFITGIAKYAEESDIKQHFEKAYENCVVLDARICYDVAKLMSLESERKKAERSKKFYTDLKAKEHMSTMINPKPCGHLCCCIIAGCEQEDAVNYYTNLEGKLKEEYRKEREKVNTKPLGMAFVTFQNESMTAVILKDFNACQFHGCHCRREPKCSTFSNLLNTNNWTVTYAPDPQNVYWEHLSIGGLNWWLRCFVINCFLFILLFFLTTPAIIISTMDKFNVTKPVEYLNNPIITQFFPTLLLWCFSALLPTIVYYSAFFEAHWTRSGENRTTMHKCYTFLIFMVLLLPSLGLSSLDVFFRWLFDKKFLDEAKVRFECVFLPDNGAFFVNYVTASAFIGNAMDLLRIPYFLLYMIRLCLARSAAERRNVKKHQAYEFQFGAAYAWMMNVFTVVMTYSITCPIIVPFGLMYMLLKHLVDRYNMYYAYLPSKLDKKIHSGAVNQVVAAPILCLFWLLFFSTVRTGFVAPTSMFTFVVLIITIIICLSHVVFGHFKYLSAHNYKIDMDVVDNGRPRHSSPPIKSVQTYVAQVLQDPNTDETGSGEDEGQGSSQDDEVVNEGDFQSGEDRLIENEVHH from the exons ATGCTGGCTGTGTTAGCTTTGCTCATGATGGTTACGAGCAGTGAAGCAGAGTTGTGCCAAGGCAATGAGAACTGCTCCAGCTCCAATGTCTCAAAGGACTTCTGCTTTTCGGCCCGGATCCGCAGCACCGTGCTCCAGGGCCTGCCCTTCGGAGGAGTGCCCACCGTACTTGCCCTTGACTTCATGTGCTTCTTG GTACTGCTATGTGTGTTCTCTCTCTTGAGGAAGGTGGCGTTTGATTATGGGCGTCTTGCATTGGTCTCTGATGCCGACAG tgtGGCCTCCGCCATGCAGACGCCTGCTGACTCCCGATACGAGCGTCTCACCTCTGTGTCCAGCTCAGTCGACTATGACCAAAGGGACAAT GGCTATTGTTCCTGGCTAACCGCCATCTTCAGGATAAA AGATGACGAGATCAGGGAGAAGTGTGGTGAGGATTCTGTGCACTACCTCTCATTCCAGCGGCACATCATTGGTCTGTTGGTAGTGGTGGGCGTGCTCTCCGTGGGCATCGTCCTGCCCATCAACTTCTCAGGAGACCTATTAG AAGATAATGCCTACAGTTTTGGGCGAACTACAATAGCCAACTTAAAATCTGG TAATAACCTGCTGTGGCTGCACACTACGTTTGCCTTCTTCTATCTGTTACTGACTGTGTTCAGCATGAGAAGACACACATCAAGGATGCACTACAAAGAGGACGACTTG GTGAAACGCACTTTATTCATTACCGGGATCGCAAAATATGCAGAAGAGAGTGATATAAAGCAGCATTTTGA GAAAGCATATGAAAACTGTGTGGTTCTGGATGCTCGCATTTGTTACGACGTTGCCAAGCTTATGTCCCTGGAGTCTGAAAG GAAAAAGGCAGAACGCAGCAAAAAGTTCTACACCGACCTGAAGGCCAAGGAGCACATGTCCACTATGATTAACCCCAAACCCTGCGGCCACCTCTGCTGCTGCATCATCGCCGGCTGCGAGCAG GAAGATGCTGTGAACTACTACACTAATCTTGAGGGCAAACTGAAGGAAGAATACAGAAAAGAACGAGAAAAAGTCAACACTAAACCTCTGGGAATGGCTTTTGTTACCTTCCAGAATGAATCAATGACAGCCGT CATCTTGAAAGATTTTAACGCGTGTCAGTTTCACGGCTGTCACTGTCGACGAGAGCCAAAGTGCTCCACCTTCAGCAACCTCCTCAACACAAACAACTGGACAGTCACATACGCTCCAGATCCACAGAATGTTTACTG GGAGCATTTGTCCATTGGTGGTCTCAATTGGTGGCTCCGCTGCTTTGTCATCAACTGCTTTCTCTTCATCTTGCTCTTCTTCCTCACCACCCCTGCCATCATCATCTCCACCATGGACAAGTTCAACGTCACCAAACCTGTGGAGTACCTGAAC AACCCCATCATCACTCAGTTCTTCCCCACCCTGCTGTTGTGGTGCTTCTCGGCCCTTCTCCCCACCATCGTCTACTACTCCGCCTTCTTTGAGGCCCACTGGACACG ATCTGGAGAGAACAGAACCACCATGCACAAATGCTACACCTTCCTCATCTTTATGGTTCTGCTTCTGCCGTCTCTGGGACTGAGCAG TTTGGATGTTTTCTTCCGCTGGCTCTTTGACAAGAAATTCCTGGATGAGGCAAAAGTCCGATTCGA GTGTGTCTTCCTTCCTGATAATGGAGCTTTCTTTGTGAACTATGTCACTGCGTCTGCCTTCATTGGTAACGCCATGGACCTGTTACGCATTCCTTATTTCCTTTTGTACATGATCCGGCTGTGTCTGGCACGTTCAGCTGCCGAGAGGCGCAACGTGAAGAAG CATCAAGCTTATGAGTTCCAGTTTGGAGCTGCTTACGCCTGGAtgatgaatgtctttactgtggtCATGACCTACAGCATCACCTGTCCAATTATTGTACCATTTG GACTGATGTACATGCTACTGAAGCACCTGGTGGACCGGTATAACATGTATTATGCCTACCTGCCCTCCAAACTGGACAAGAAAATCCACTCTGGAGCTGTCAACCAGGTGGTGGCAGCACCCATCCTCTGCCTTTTCTGGCTGCTCTTCTTCTCTACTGTCCGGACAG GTTTTGTTGCTCCAACCTCTATGTTTACCTTTGTGGTTCtgatcatcaccatcatcatttgCCTCTCCCACGTCGTCTTCGGTCATTTCAAATACCTCAGTGCGCACAATTACAAG ATCGACATGGACGTTGTAGACAATGGACGACCCCGGCATTCATCTCCACCTATCAAGTCTGTG
- the LOC113056682 gene encoding CSC1-like protein 2 isoform X1, with amino-acid sequence MLAVLALLMMVTSSEAELCQGNENCSSSNVSKDFCFSARIRSTVLQGLPFGGVPTVLALDFMCFLVLLCVFSLLRKVAFDYGRLALVSDADRRKQEYQRLDEQEYVASAMQTPADSRYERLTSVSSSVDYDQRDNGYCSWLTAIFRIKDDEIREKCGEDSVHYLSFQRHIIGLLVVVGVLSVGIVLPINFSGDLLEDNAYSFGRTTIANLKSGNNLLWLHTTFAFFYLLLTVFSMRRHTSRMHYKEDDLVKRTLFITGIAKYAEESDIKQHFEKAYENCVVLDARICYDVAKLMSLESERKKAERSKKFYTDLKAKEHMSTMINPKPCGHLCCCIIAGCEQEDAVNYYTNLEGKLKEEYRKEREKVNTKPLGMAFVTFQNESMTAVILKDFNACQFHGCHCRREPKCSTFSNLLNTNNWTVTYAPDPQNVYWEHLSIGGLNWWLRCFVINCFLFILLFFLTTPAIIISTMDKFNVTKPVEYLNNPIITQFFPTLLLWCFSALLPTIVYYSAFFEAHWTRSGENRTTMHKCYTFLIFMVLLLPSLGLSSLDVFFRWLFDKKFLDEAKVRFECVFLPDNGAFFVNYVTASAFIGNAMDLLRIPYFLLYMIRLCLARSAAERRNVKKHQAYEFQFGAAYAWMMNVFTVVMTYSITCPIIVPFGLMYMLLKHLVDRYNMYYAYLPSKLDKKIHSGAVNQVVAAPILCLFWLLFFSTVRTGFVAPTSMFTFVVLIITIIICLSHVVFGHFKYLSAHNYKIDMDVVDNGRPRHSSPPIKSVQTYVAQVLQDPNTDETGSGEDEGQGSSQDDEVVNEGDFQSGEDRLIENEVHH; translated from the exons ATGCTGGCTGTGTTAGCTTTGCTCATGATGGTTACGAGCAGTGAAGCAGAGTTGTGCCAAGGCAATGAGAACTGCTCCAGCTCCAATGTCTCAAAGGACTTCTGCTTTTCGGCCCGGATCCGCAGCACCGTGCTCCAGGGCCTGCCCTTCGGAGGAGTGCCCACCGTACTTGCCCTTGACTTCATGTGCTTCTTG GTACTGCTATGTGTGTTCTCTCTCTTGAGGAAGGTGGCGTTTGATTATGGGCGTCTTGCATTGGTCTCTGATGCCGACAG GAGGAAACAGGAATACCAGCGTCTGGATGAGCAGGAATA tgtGGCCTCCGCCATGCAGACGCCTGCTGACTCCCGATACGAGCGTCTCACCTCTGTGTCCAGCTCAGTCGACTATGACCAAAGGGACAAT GGCTATTGTTCCTGGCTAACCGCCATCTTCAGGATAAA AGATGACGAGATCAGGGAGAAGTGTGGTGAGGATTCTGTGCACTACCTCTCATTCCAGCGGCACATCATTGGTCTGTTGGTAGTGGTGGGCGTGCTCTCCGTGGGCATCGTCCTGCCCATCAACTTCTCAGGAGACCTATTAG AAGATAATGCCTACAGTTTTGGGCGAACTACAATAGCCAACTTAAAATCTGG TAATAACCTGCTGTGGCTGCACACTACGTTTGCCTTCTTCTATCTGTTACTGACTGTGTTCAGCATGAGAAGACACACATCAAGGATGCACTACAAAGAGGACGACTTG GTGAAACGCACTTTATTCATTACCGGGATCGCAAAATATGCAGAAGAGAGTGATATAAAGCAGCATTTTGA GAAAGCATATGAAAACTGTGTGGTTCTGGATGCTCGCATTTGTTACGACGTTGCCAAGCTTATGTCCCTGGAGTCTGAAAG GAAAAAGGCAGAACGCAGCAAAAAGTTCTACACCGACCTGAAGGCCAAGGAGCACATGTCCACTATGATTAACCCCAAACCCTGCGGCCACCTCTGCTGCTGCATCATCGCCGGCTGCGAGCAG GAAGATGCTGTGAACTACTACACTAATCTTGAGGGCAAACTGAAGGAAGAATACAGAAAAGAACGAGAAAAAGTCAACACTAAACCTCTGGGAATGGCTTTTGTTACCTTCCAGAATGAATCAATGACAGCCGT CATCTTGAAAGATTTTAACGCGTGTCAGTTTCACGGCTGTCACTGTCGACGAGAGCCAAAGTGCTCCACCTTCAGCAACCTCCTCAACACAAACAACTGGACAGTCACATACGCTCCAGATCCACAGAATGTTTACTG GGAGCATTTGTCCATTGGTGGTCTCAATTGGTGGCTCCGCTGCTTTGTCATCAACTGCTTTCTCTTCATCTTGCTCTTCTTCCTCACCACCCCTGCCATCATCATCTCCACCATGGACAAGTTCAACGTCACCAAACCTGTGGAGTACCTGAAC AACCCCATCATCACTCAGTTCTTCCCCACCCTGCTGTTGTGGTGCTTCTCGGCCCTTCTCCCCACCATCGTCTACTACTCCGCCTTCTTTGAGGCCCACTGGACACG ATCTGGAGAGAACAGAACCACCATGCACAAATGCTACACCTTCCTCATCTTTATGGTTCTGCTTCTGCCGTCTCTGGGACTGAGCAG TTTGGATGTTTTCTTCCGCTGGCTCTTTGACAAGAAATTCCTGGATGAGGCAAAAGTCCGATTCGA GTGTGTCTTCCTTCCTGATAATGGAGCTTTCTTTGTGAACTATGTCACTGCGTCTGCCTTCATTGGTAACGCCATGGACCTGTTACGCATTCCTTATTTCCTTTTGTACATGATCCGGCTGTGTCTGGCACGTTCAGCTGCCGAGAGGCGCAACGTGAAGAAG CATCAAGCTTATGAGTTCCAGTTTGGAGCTGCTTACGCCTGGAtgatgaatgtctttactgtggtCATGACCTACAGCATCACCTGTCCAATTATTGTACCATTTG GACTGATGTACATGCTACTGAAGCACCTGGTGGACCGGTATAACATGTATTATGCCTACCTGCCCTCCAAACTGGACAAGAAAATCCACTCTGGAGCTGTCAACCAGGTGGTGGCAGCACCCATCCTCTGCCTTTTCTGGCTGCTCTTCTTCTCTACTGTCCGGACAG GTTTTGTTGCTCCAACCTCTATGTTTACCTTTGTGGTTCtgatcatcaccatcatcatttgCCTCTCCCACGTCGTCTTCGGTCATTTCAAATACCTCAGTGCGCACAATTACAAG ATCGACATGGACGTTGTAGACAATGGACGACCCCGGCATTCATCTCCACCTATCAAGTCTGTG